Proteins encoded together in one Musa acuminata AAA Group cultivar baxijiao chromosome BXJ3-6, Cavendish_Baxijiao_AAA, whole genome shotgun sequence window:
- the LOC135639918 gene encoding ras-related protein RABA2a-like: MARRAEEEYDYLFKVVLIGDSGVGKSNLLSRFTRNEFCLESKSTIGVEFATRTLQVEGRIIKSQIWDTAGQERYRAITSAYYRGALGAILVYDVTKPTTFENVSRWLKELRDHADPNIVIMLIGNKTDLKQLRAVASEDAQSYAETEGLSYIETSALEATNVEQAFQLILAEIYRVISKKNISSDEPGPGIAGSVKEGKTIVVSASESNTKKQCCST; this comes from the exons ATGGCGAGGAGAGCGGAGGAGGAGTACGACTACCTCTTCAAGGTGGTGTTGATCGGCGACTCGGGAGTGGGCAAATCCAACCTCCTTTCCCGCTTCACCCGCAACGAGTTCTGCCTGGAGTCCAAGTCCACCATCGGCGTTGAATTCGCCACCCGAACCCTCCAG GTTGAAGGCCGGATAATAAAATCCCAAATATGGGACACAGCAGGCCAGGAACGATACCGGGCAATAACAAGTGCCTACTACCGTGGGGCCCTTGGTGCTATCCTAGTGTATGATGTGACCAAACCAACCACATTCGAGAATGTCAGTCGATGGCTCAAGGAGCTCCGTGACCATGCTGACCCTAATATCGTGATCATGCTCATCGGTAACAAGACCGACCTCAAGCAACTCCGTGCGGTTGCCTCGGAGGATGCACAAAGCTATGCTGAAACGGAAGGGCTTTCTTATATCGAGACATCTGCCCTTGAGGCGACGAATGTGGAGCAGGCATTTCAGTTGATTCTTGCGGAGATATATCGAGTCATCAGTAAAAAGAACATCTCTTCCGATGAGCCTGGACCTGGAATTGCTGGAAGTGTTAAAGAAGG